A single region of the Podospora pseudopauciseta strain CBS 411.78 chromosome 1, whole genome shotgun sequence genome encodes:
- a CDS encoding hypothetical protein (EggNog:ENOG503P3JM; COG:P): MSHSGHGGGMGDGPACKISMLWNWYTIDACFLSSSWHITTNGAFAATCIGVILMVILLEALRRIGKEYDEHIQRDFAARVALIANGGLAPSSAAPSCPGAASSSSSSNEAVAPQTVTFRASPLQQLIRSLIHTATFGLAYIIMLLAMYYNGYVIISILIGALLGKFLCDWMTKTVVIGADGTAAVKNGGLVGGGIDEPTVCCG, translated from the exons ATGTCACACTCCGgccacggcggcggcatggGCGACGGCCCCGCCTGCAAAATCTCC ATGCTCTGGAACTGGTACACAATCGACGcctgcttcctctcctcttcatggcacatcaccaccaacggcGCCTTCGCGGCCACCTGCATAGGCGTCATCCTGAtggtcatcctcctcgaagcCCTACGCCGCATTGGCAAGGAATACGACGAGCACATCCAGCGGGACTTTGCGGCAAGGGTAGCACTGATCGCTAACGGCGGTCTTGCCCCCTCTTCCGCCGCGCCGTCATGCCCCGGGGCtgcctcgtcgtcgtcgtcgtcgaacGAAGCGGTTGCTCCTCAGACAGTCACTTTCCGCGCGAGCCCACTGCAGCAGCTTATCCGCTCGTTGATCCACACTGCTACTTTTGGGCTGGCGTATATTATCATGTTGTTGGCCATGTATTATAATGGGTATGTGATTATTAGCATTTTGATCGGGGCATTGCTGGGCAAGTTCTTGTGTGATTGGATGACCAAGACGGTGGTGATCGGGGCGGATGGAACGGCAGCGGTGAAGAACGGGGGgctggtggggggtgggattgATGAGCCTACTGTTTGTTGTGGGTGA
- a CDS encoding hypothetical protein (EggNog:ENOG503NVUB; COG:P; COG:Q), which yields MESLTTPNSILRRQHIQNFSEASQLEPHWGYAYRVVPCTNDPGSCAYLDVVYDAHDAGMLYTGIFWATVLGILLIWGIGRRVFPAREPVDDLLAQLSTNESTPQRPKPSFLSRSFGAVASSLRHHLLPTAPLRTIFGHTTRLQLVILAVLTSYLSIWSFVGIVYGKWVTPIKGQPADVVNTRTSLGPWADRVGVLAYALTPLSVLFAARESILSAVTGVPYTSFMFLHKWTGYIILVQSLLHTLGWVLIEGWLYKPQPDVWNKWVVQEYAIWGFVALGLLVLLWICSFQWVVKNITGYEFFRKAHYVMAMVYIGALIGHWEELQCFLVPGIVLWVVDRLARLVRMGMLHCGYQRKEGRWGFSSAEAEAKFWKDERFGDVVRLDFEHHQKAWSIGQHFFLCFTEGSLWQSHPFTPLSLPQINNVGDVKHSYIFRAKGGETRKIARVIEEKLKEQKEGRTTTNVVLQGPYGENIVEGLTQDVNVLCVAGGTGITYVLPVLLRLVREKVNPDRKIELVWAVKRKQDLEWVEPELEELRRLGAAHGLQIRIFVTAEDVAPGVRTTTGDEKKVSEDVDTKSVSVGSDESQNQRPDVNVAVNEFVANVAQGSTRVFGSGPPSMITELREAVAQRNSGSKVWKGEGRFDVRLVCDDRLEW from the coding sequence ATGGAGTCGCtcacaaccccaaactccATCCTTCGGCGTCAGCACATCCAGAACTTCTCAGAAGCCTCCCAACTAGAGCCTCACTGGGGGTACGCCTACCGTGTAGTCCCCTGCACAAACGACCCAGGGTCATGCGCCTACCTAGACGTGGTCTATGACGCCCACGATGCAGGCATGCTATACACGGGCATCTTCTGGGCCACCGTCCTgggcatcctcctcatctgggGCATCGGTCGCCGTGTCTTCCCAGCCCGAGAACCAGTCGacgacctcctcgcccagctATCCACCAAcgaatcaaccccccaacgTCCCAAACCGAGCTTCCTCTCCCGTTCCTTTGGCGCGGTCGCCTCCTCCCTTagacaccacctcctccccaccgctCCCCTGAGGACCATCTTCGGGCACACTACCCGCCTCCAACTCGTCATTCTCGCCGTCTTGACAAGCTACCTATCCATCTGGTCCTTTGTGGGAATCGTCTACGGGAAATGGGTAACCCCCATCAAAGGCCAGCCAGCAGACGTAGTCAACACGCGCACCTCCCTCGGCCCTTGGGCCGACCGCGTCGGCGTCCTCGCCTACGCGCTCACCCCCTTATCCGTCCTCTTTGCCGCCAGAGAGTCGATCCTCTCAGCCGTCACCGGCGTCCCATACACCTCCTTCATGTTCCTTCACAAATGGACCGGCTACATCATCCTCGTGcaatccctcctccacactcTAGGTTGGGTTCTGATCGAAGGCTGGCTGtacaaaccccaacccgacGTCTGGAACAAGTGGGTGGTGCAGGAATACGCCATCTGGGGCTTCGtcgccctcggcctcctcgtcctcctgtGGATCTGCTCCTTCCAGTGGGTCGTCAAGAACATCACCGGGTACGAATTTTTCCGCAAGGCGCACTACGTCATGGCCATGGTCTACATTGGGGCGTTGATCGGTCACTGGGAGGAACTGCAGTGTTTTCTCGTGCCCGGTATTGTCCTCTGGGTGGTTGACCGGCTTGCCAGATTAGTGCGGATGGGGATGTTGCACTGTGGGTACCAACGCAAGGAGGGACGGTGGGGGTTTTCCAGTGCCGAGGCGGAAGCAAAGTTCTGGAAGGATGAGAGgtttggggatgtggttAGGTTGGATTTTGAACATCATCAGAAGGCGTGGAGTATTGGGCAGCACTTCTTTTTGTGTTTTACCGAGGGGAGTCTGTGGCAGAGTCATCCTTTTACTCCGTTGTCGCTCCCTCAGATTAACAACGTTGGGGACGTCAAGCATTCGTATATTTTCCGGgcgaaggggggggagacgAGAAAGATTGCGAGGGTGATTgaggagaagttgaaggAGCAGAAGGAAGGGAGAACGACGACGAATGTGGTGCTTCAGGGGCCGTATGGGGAGAATATTGTGGAGGGCTTGACGCAGGATGTCAATGTGCTTTGCGTGGCTGGTGGAACGGGAATTACCTATGTCCTACCTGTTTTGTTGAGAttggtgagggagaaggtgaaCCCCGACAGGAAGATCGAGTTGGTCTGGGCGGTGAAGAGAAAGCAGGATCTTGAATGGGTTGAGCCAGAgttggaggagctgaggaggCTGGGTGCTGCGCATGGATTGCAGATTCGAATCTTTGTTACTGCTGAGGATGTTGCTCCTGGAGTCAGGACGACAACCGGcgatgagaagaaggtgtCGGAGGATGTCGACACCAAGTCGGTGTCTGTGGGTAGTGACGAAAGCCAGAACCAGCGGCCTGACGTCAATGTGGCTGTCAATGAGTTCGTCGCCAACGTCGCTCAGGGCTCCACGCGCGTTTTTGGTAGCGGGCCACCGAGCATGATCACGGAGCTGCGTGAGGCTGTTGCGCAAAGAAACTCTGGATCGAAGGTGTGGAAGGGTGAGGGGAGATTTGACGTTCGTCTTGTTTGCGATGATCGGTTGGAATGGTGA
- a CDS encoding hypothetical protein (EggNog:ENOG503NV2A; COG:O; MEROPS:MER0093133), translating to MAILQYLLASVALVAPVVNGYKGFRTSLTLGDFKEQMEEREMRTALIHPRDTDLEKLYPAQTIQMPIDHFHNDSIYEPHTNETFLLRYWFDASHYQPGGPVIVLQGGETDGAGRLRYLQKGIVAQLSQATNGLGVIFEHRYYGESHPTDDFSTKNLRFLTTDQALADQAYFAQNAVFPGLEHLNLTSHNVPYIAYGGSYAGSVVAFLRKLYPDVYWGAIASSGVPEAIYDYWEYYEAARIYGPSECIEATQKLTHAIDNVLINHTDTEYPQRVKNIFGLGNITRNDDFANAIAQGIAGLQGLNWDPAVNSTEFGHYCGNISSTEVLYPGIAEREEEAKELLAVGGYDEVKLVNQLLNYIGYVDATAVKGCKRRGKSQDDCFTNYDSKFYQQDDITQEWRLWAYQYCFEWGYLQTGSGVPADQLPLISRLINLEFTSTVCREAFNITTPSQVERINKHGGVNISYPRLAHVDGEWDPWRAASPHRIGLPGRESTVSEPFILIEKGVHHWDENGLFPNETRPGLPPKPVADVQKAEAEFVKAWVEEWHKARGTDV from the exons ATGGCGATATTACAATATCTCCTGGCCAGCGTGGCGCTTGTTGCGCCTGTTGTAAATGGATACAAGGGTTTTAGGACTTCCTTGACTCTGGGGGACTTCAAGGAGCAG ATGGAGGAGCGAGAGATGAGAACTGCCCTCATCCACCCCAGAGACACCGACCTTGAAAAGCTCTACCCAGCCCAAACCATCCAAATGCCCATTGATCACTTCCACAATGACTCCATCTATGAACCACACACCAACGAGACCTTCCTTCTCCGATACTGGTTCGACGCGAGCCACTACCAACCCGGCGGTCCGGTCATCGTCCTCCAAGGCGGTGAGACCGATGGAGCTGGTCGTCTTCGATATCTGCAAAAGGGCATCGTAGCCCAGCTCTCCCAAGCAACAAACGGGTTGGGTGTCATTTTTGAACACCGCTACTACGGCGAAAGCCACCCCACTGATGACTTCAGCACCAAAAACCTCCGCTTCTTGACTACGGATCAAGCCCTAGCTGATCAAGCATACTTTGCCCAAAATGCCGTCTTCCCCGGCCTTGAACACTTGAACCTCACCTCTCACAACGTCCCTTACATTGCCTACGGTGGCTCCTACGCCGGATCAGTCGTTGCCTTTCTCCGCAAGCTCTACCCAGACGTCTATTGGGGCGCCATTGCCTCCTCTGGTGTTCCCGAGGCGATCTATGACTATTGGGAGTACTACGAAGCCGCCCGGATTTATGGACCTAGCGAATGTATAGAGGCTACTCAGAAGCTTACTCATGCGATCGATAATGTGTTGATCAACCACACCGACACCGAATACCCACAACGGGTCAAGAATATCTTTGGGCTAGGCAATATCACCAGAAACGATGACTTTGCCAATGCCATTGCCCAGGGAATAGCCGGACTTCAAGGCTTGAATTGGGATCCGGCGGTCAACAGTACCGAGTTTGGACATTACTGTGGGAATATCAGCTCGACCGAGGTCCTCTACCCCGGGATCGccgagcgggaggaggaggcaaaaGAACTTCTCGCCGTGGGTGGCTATGATGAAGTGAAGCTAGTGAATCAGCTGCTCAATTACATTGGGTATGTCGATGCCACAGCTGTAAAAGGGTGCAAACGAAGAGGGAAGAGCCAGGACGACTGCTTCACGAATTATGATTCGAAGTTTTACCAGCAGGATGATATCACGCAGGAGTGGAGGCTGTGGGCTTATCAGTATTGTTTCGA ATGGGGCTACCTCCAAACTGGCTCTGGTGTCCCTGCTGATCAACTCCCACTCATCTCACGACTGATCAACCTCGAGTTCACGTCCACTGTCTGTCGGGAGGCGTTCAACATTACGACTCCTTCTCAGGTGGAAAGGATCAACAAGCATGGCGGTGTGAACATCAGCTACCCTCGCCTGGCTCATGTTGATGGAGAATGGGATCCCTGGCGTGCGGCATCGCCTCATAGGATTGGGCTGCCCGGGCGGGAGAGTACTGTTTCCGAACCGTTTATTCTCATCGAGAAGGGTGTGCATCACTGGGATGAGAATGGGTTGTTTCCTAATGAGACTAGACCTGGGTTACCGCCCAAGCCTGTGGCTGACGTGCAGAAGGCGGAGGCAGAGTTTGTGAAGGCTTGGGTTGAGGAGTGGCACAAAGCGAGGGGTACTGATGTCTGA
- a CDS encoding hypothetical protein (EggNog:ENOG503P7HM) — MDIKTAFLLFTVSLFPNVDITHVANELPTFRLLTVIKMYTSSILTTLALATAALATGSAKTPNDFSPGFILVVHVTNPDADFTPTVNNAAVNSIHAGPGFRVATISTTLTDGHVFYENGTLDQVEDGETTVIFDAATPLTPFGILVQDPTAPVDNIAINAGPGSYNTVDGDPDVNAALVNGLGEGTYLVCNATVPYYHQNFLTLQANYSRALSAVQGRRPRRIAQGKGGDLRREGLTSG; from the exons ATGGACATAAAGACAGCATTCCTTCTTTTTACCGTCTCTCTTTTTCCCAATGTTGACATCACTCACGTCGCCAATGAATTACCTACCTTTAGACTCTTGACCGTCATCAAAATGTACACCTcttccatcctcaccaccctcgccctggCAACAGCAGCCCTGGCCACAGGCAGTGCCAAAACACCCAACGACTTCTCCCCGggcttcatcctcgtcgtgcacgtcaccaaccccgacgCCGACTTCACCCCCACCGTCAACAACGCCGCAGTCAACAGCATCCACGCCGGCCCCGGCTTCCGCGTAGCGACtatctccaccaccctcaccgacGGACACGTCTTTTACGAAAATGGAACCCTAGACCAGGTTGAAGACGGGGAGACAACCGTCATCTTTGACGCTGCCACGCCCCTGACCCCGTTTGGGATTCTGGTGCAGGACCCCACGGCGCCGGTTGACAATATTGCCATCAATGCTGGGCCGGGGAGTTATAATACTGTGGATGGGGACCCGGACGTGAATGCGGCGTTGGTGaatgggttgggggaggggacgtACTTGGTTTGTAATGCGACGGTGCCGTATTATCACCAGAACTTTTTGACGTTGCA GGCGAATTATTCCCGGGCCTTGAGTGCTGTGCAAGGCCGACGACCCCGGAGGATTGCACAAGGAAAAGGCGGAGACTTGAGGAGAGAGGGACTGACCTCTGGGTGA